One segment of Rosa chinensis cultivar Old Blush chromosome 6, RchiOBHm-V2, whole genome shotgun sequence DNA contains the following:
- the LOC112171249 gene encoding uncharacterized protein LOC112171249 isoform X2, with amino-acid sequence MKSDLMMTGPSPPSDQFMSPAESHHCRNVVGLIVRREISPRAKHLPRRRWGEIPKVKADSSSTGPECQATIDAKRGLLSWVEAESLRHLSARYCNLVPPPRSTIAAAFSPDGRTVASTHGDHTVKIIDCQTGRCLKVLSGHRRTPWVVRFHPSQPEIIASGGLDHEVRLWDLNTSECIGSRDFHRPIASMAFHATGELLVVASGHKVYIWNYKKQHSSPDIVLKTWRSLRAVHFHPQAAPFLLTAEVNDLDSSDSLMTPATSSGYLQYPSPAVFLANVHSNERLSLAAELPHMSLPFFFVSPSVDNPRKEMQGDGHVGPSNMQVTSALHEAVANATERSDSTASPMEAFPSVISLTHLNDAMETDEMQAIGRSQHENFTNVDSAINRLPENIPNPLHSAEPWQLRHISPYRDPAFWELPFLQGWLTGQSQATFPSMLPLNGAGLDTSAQHNGSSNLAPHVATSLAMRGSTSVSRVSESAGLHFRFSVPESGDGAALLNALHDGNEAQPIISRIQSEITTSLAATAAAELPCTVKLRIWSHDIKNPSAPLNTERCRLTIPHAVLCSEMGTHFSPCGRFLAACVACMVPDMDAEPGLQSVVLQDSGIATSPTRHPISAHQVIYELRIYSLEEATFGSILTSRAIRAAHCLTSIQFSPTSEHILIAYGRRHGSLLKSIVIDGETTVPIYTVLEVYRVSDMELVRVLPSADDEVNVACFHPFAGGGLAYGTKEGKLRVLQFDSAHSGNCFTEKNMAALV; translated from the exons ATGAAGTCCGATCTTATGATGACGGGGCCTTCGCCACCGTCCGATCAGTTCATGTCGCCGGCCGAAAGTCACCACTGCAG AAATGTGGTCGGCTTGATAGTAAGGAGAGAAATTTCTCCTCGAGCAAAACACTTGCCTAGAAGACGGTGGGGAGAAATTCCTAAAGTGAAAGCTGATTCCTCTTCCACTGGCCCTGAGTGCCAAGCAACAATAGATGCTAAGCGTGGCCTTCTTTCATG GGTTGAAGCAGAGTCACTACGGCATTTGTCAGCCAGGTACTGTAATTTGGTACCTCCTCCAAGGTCAACCATTGCAGCAGCATTTAGTCCTGATGGAAGAACGGTTGCTTCTACACA TGGTGACCACACTGTGAAGATAATTGATTGCCAAACTGGAAGGTGCTTAAAGGTTTTGAGTGGCCATAGGAGGACACCCTGGGTG GTGAGATTCCACCCTTCGCAACCAGAAATAATTGCTAGTGGCGGTTTGGATCACGAAGTTCGCTTATGGGATCTAAACACTTCTGAGTGTATAGGATCACGTGATTTCC ATCGACCTATTGCATCCATGGCTTTTCATGCGACAGGGGAACTCCTAGTTGTTGCATCAGGACACAAG GTGTATATATGGAACTACAAAAAGCAGCATTCGTCTCCAGACATTGTATTGAAAACATGGCGTTCACTTAGAGCAGTGCATTTTCACCCCCAAGCTGCTCCATTTCTTCTAACTGCTGAG GTCAATGATCTTGACTCTTCAGATTCCTTGATGACACCAGCAACATCTTCCGGCTACTTACAATATCCTTCTCCTGCTGTTTTCTTGGCAAACGTTCATTCTAATGAACGCCTTAGTTTGGCTGCTGAACTGCCACATATGTCCTTGCCTTTCTTCTTTGTGTCACCATCTGTAGATAATCCAAGAAAAGAAATGCAGGGGGATGGGCATGTTGGTCCAAGTAACATGCAAGTCACTTCTGCTTTACATGAAGCAGTTGCAAATGCAACAGAGCGGAGTGATAGCACAGCTTCTCCCATGGAGGCATTTCCATCAGTTATATCTCTTACTCATCtcaatgatgccatggagactGATGAGATGCAGGCTATAGGGAGAAGCCAGCATGAAAACTTTACTAATGTAGATTCTGCTATTAATAGACTACCTGAAAATATTCCGAATCCTCTTCATTCTGCTGAACCTTGGCAACTTCGTCATATTTCTCCTTATAGAGATCCAGCATTTTGGGAGCTTCCTTTTCTCCAAGGGTGGTTAACGGGTCAAAGCCAAGCCACTTTTCCCTCGATGCTTCCTCTTAATGGTGCTGGGCTTGACACTTCAGCCCAACATAATGGTTCTTCTAATTTAGCACCACATGTGGCAACTTCTTTAGCAATGCGAGGAAGCACCAGCGTATCCAGGGTTTCTGAAAGCGCTGGTTTGCATTTTCGCTTCTCAGTACCAGAGTCTGGGGATGGTGCTGCTCTCTTAAATGCCCTGCATGATGGGAATGAAGCTCAGCCCATTATTAGCAGAATCCAGTCTGAAATTACTACATCACTGGCTGCTACAGCAGCTGCAGAGTTACCATGCACTGTGAAGCTAAGAATATGGTCACACGACATAAAAAATCCTTCTGCTCCACTCAATACTGAACGATGCCGCTTAACCATTCCCCATGCTGTTCTTTGCAG tGAAATGGGCACTCATTTCTCTCCTTGTGGGAGATTCTTAGCCGCCTGTGTTGCATGCATGGTTCCTGATATGGACGCTGAACCTGGATTACAAAGTGTAGTCCTTCAAGATTCTGGAATTGCAACATCCCCAACCCGGCATCCAATCTCAGCACATCAAGTCATTTATGAGCTTCGCATATATTCACTCGAGGAAGCAAC ATTTGGTTCAATACTCACGTCCCGGGCTATCAGAGCTGCACATTGTTTGACTTCGATCCAG TTCTCACCCACGTCTGAGCACATATTAATTGCCTATGGTCGACGCCATGGTTCTCTTCTTAAAAGTATTGTCATTGATGGCGAAACAACCGTACCTATTTACACTGTTCTTGAG GTCTACAGAGTTTCAGATATGGAACTTGTGAGAGTACTTCCTAGTGCAGATGATGAGGTTAATGTTGCTTGCTTTCATCCGTTTGCTGGGGGTGGTCTGGCTTATGGAACTAAG GAAGGGAAGCTTAGAGTCCTCCAGTTTGATAGTGCTCACAGTGGAAACTGCTTTACAGAGAAAAATATGGCTGCCCTGGTATAG
- the LOC112172385 gene encoding WD repeat-containing protein WDS homolog, whose amino-acid sequence MSMEGSTRLGPRGLIKKHEFVRIIIQCLYSMGYGRAASCLELESGTACQSDYFQMLESKILSGNWNDCIDILNAIKDLTEETRTTALFLVFKQSLLEYAKCGDDKMALDILQKEVSALQVGRDKVHNLAHSILFSKDMEQGKMDNNEVCELRKKLLQELENLLPPPITLPPRRLEHLVETAVLTQIDSCMYHNFSDAVSLYADHLCGRDQIPTETVQILTEHKDEVWFVQFSHNGEYLASSSSDCTAIIWKVLEDGSVILKHTLWSHLKPVSFVAWSPDDSKLLTCGNGEVLKLWDVETGTCKHTFGDHGFIVSSCAWFPDSRRLVCGSSDPEKGIYMWDCDGNELKAWRGMRMPKILDLAVTPDGENLISIFSDKEIRILNVGTNTERVISEDHSITSLSISRDSEYFIVNLNSQEIHMWDVAGKLEKPLKYMGHRQSKYVIRSCFGGVNSTFIASGSENSQVYIWNRRNSTPIEVLYGHSKTVNCVSWNLRRPQMLASASDDHTIHIWG is encoded by the exons ATGTCGATGGAGGGTTCGACTAGGCTCGGGCCAAGAGGCCTAATAAAGAAGCATGAGTTTGTAAGAATAATAATTCAGTGCCTATATTCGATGGGCTATGGGAGGGCTGCTTCATGCTTAGAGTTGGAGTCTGGCACTGCTTGCCAATCTGATTATTTTCAGATGCTGGAATCGAAGATATTGAGCGGGAATTGGAACGATTGTATTGATATCCTTAATGCCATTAAGGATTTGACAGAAGAAACAAGAACTACTGCTTTGTTTCTAGTATTCAAACAGTCACTTTTGGAGTATGCAAAGTGTGGGGATGACAAGATGGCTTTAGACATTTTGCAGAAAGAGGTTTCAGCATTACAGGTGGGCAGAGATAAGGTTCATAACCTGGCTCACAGTATCCTTTTCTCAAAGGATATGGAGCAGGGTAAGATGGACAACAATGAGGTTTGCGAATTGCGAAAAAAGCTGTTGCAAGAATTGGAAAATTTGCTTCCTCCACCAATTACACTACCTCCGCGCAGGTTGGAACATCTGGTTGAAACTGCTGTTTTGACCCAGATTGATTCATGTATGTATCATAATTTTTCGGATGCTGTTTCACTTTATGCAGACCATTTGTGTGGTAGGGATCAGATCCCTACTGAGACTGTACAG attttgactGAGCATAAGGACGAAGTTTGGTTTGTACAATTTTCTCATAATGGGGAGTACTTAGCTTCTTCATCAAGTGATTGCACGGCCATCATATGGAAG GTGCTGGAAGACGGCAGCGTGATATTAAAACATACCCTATGGAGCCACCTTAAACCAGTATCCTTTGTGGCATGGAGCCCCGATGACTCAAAGTTGCTTACGTGTGGAAATGGTGAAGTCCTCAAGCTATGGGATGTGGAAACAGGTACATGCAAGCATACATTTGGAGATCATGGCTTCATTGTCAGCTCATGTGCTTGGTTTCCCGACTCAAGGCGACTTGTGTGTGGCAGTTCTGACCCTGAAAAAGGTATCTACATGTGGGATTGCGATGGCAACGAGTTAAAAGCATGGAGAGGTATGAGGATGCCCAAGATTTTAGATCTTGCTGTAACACCAGATGGGGAAAATCTTATCAGCATTTTCTCTGATAAAGAAATTCGGATTTTGAATGTGGGAACAAATACTGAGCGTGTTATCTCTGAAGACCATTCTATCACATCCCTCTCAATTTCTAGAGATAGTGAGTACTTTATCGTTAACCTAAATAGCCAGGAGATCCATATGTGGGATGTTGCTGGGAAACTGGAGAAGCCACTGAAGTATATGGGTCACAGGCAGAGCAAATACGTAATACGCTCCTGCTTCGGTGGAGTGAATAGTACATTTATTGCCAGCGGTAGTGAGAACTCACAG GTCTACATTTGGAATCGGCGAAACTCTACGCCAATTGAGGTTTTGTATGGGCATTCAAAGACTGTGAACTGTGTGAGTTGGAATCTTAGGAGACCTCAAATGCTGGCATCAGCTAGTGATGATCATACTATCCATATATGGGGCTAG
- the LOC112171249 gene encoding uncharacterized protein LOC112171249 isoform X1, producing MKSDLMMTGPSPPSDQFMSPAESHHCSRNVVGLIVRREISPRAKHLPRRRWGEIPKVKADSSSTGPECQATIDAKRGLLSWVEAESLRHLSARYCNLVPPPRSTIAAAFSPDGRTVASTHGDHTVKIIDCQTGRCLKVLSGHRRTPWVVRFHPSQPEIIASGGLDHEVRLWDLNTSECIGSRDFHRPIASMAFHATGELLVVASGHKVYIWNYKKQHSSPDIVLKTWRSLRAVHFHPQAAPFLLTAEVNDLDSSDSLMTPATSSGYLQYPSPAVFLANVHSNERLSLAAELPHMSLPFFFVSPSVDNPRKEMQGDGHVGPSNMQVTSALHEAVANATERSDSTASPMEAFPSVISLTHLNDAMETDEMQAIGRSQHENFTNVDSAINRLPENIPNPLHSAEPWQLRHISPYRDPAFWELPFLQGWLTGQSQATFPSMLPLNGAGLDTSAQHNGSSNLAPHVATSLAMRGSTSVSRVSESAGLHFRFSVPESGDGAALLNALHDGNEAQPIISRIQSEITTSLAATAAAELPCTVKLRIWSHDIKNPSAPLNTERCRLTIPHAVLCSEMGTHFSPCGRFLAACVACMVPDMDAEPGLQSVVLQDSGIATSPTRHPISAHQVIYELRIYSLEEATFGSILTSRAIRAAHCLTSIQFSPTSEHILIAYGRRHGSLLKSIVIDGETTVPIYTVLEVYRVSDMELVRVLPSADDEVNVACFHPFAGGGLAYGTKEGKLRVLQFDSAHSGNCFTEKNMAALV from the exons ATGAAGTCCGATCTTATGATGACGGGGCCTTCGCCACCGTCCGATCAGTTCATGTCGCCGGCCGAAAGTCACCACTGCAG CAGAAATGTGGTCGGCTTGATAGTAAGGAGAGAAATTTCTCCTCGAGCAAAACACTTGCCTAGAAGACGGTGGGGAGAAATTCCTAAAGTGAAAGCTGATTCCTCTTCCACTGGCCCTGAGTGCCAAGCAACAATAGATGCTAAGCGTGGCCTTCTTTCATG GGTTGAAGCAGAGTCACTACGGCATTTGTCAGCCAGGTACTGTAATTTGGTACCTCCTCCAAGGTCAACCATTGCAGCAGCATTTAGTCCTGATGGAAGAACGGTTGCTTCTACACA TGGTGACCACACTGTGAAGATAATTGATTGCCAAACTGGAAGGTGCTTAAAGGTTTTGAGTGGCCATAGGAGGACACCCTGGGTG GTGAGATTCCACCCTTCGCAACCAGAAATAATTGCTAGTGGCGGTTTGGATCACGAAGTTCGCTTATGGGATCTAAACACTTCTGAGTGTATAGGATCACGTGATTTCC ATCGACCTATTGCATCCATGGCTTTTCATGCGACAGGGGAACTCCTAGTTGTTGCATCAGGACACAAG GTGTATATATGGAACTACAAAAAGCAGCATTCGTCTCCAGACATTGTATTGAAAACATGGCGTTCACTTAGAGCAGTGCATTTTCACCCCCAAGCTGCTCCATTTCTTCTAACTGCTGAG GTCAATGATCTTGACTCTTCAGATTCCTTGATGACACCAGCAACATCTTCCGGCTACTTACAATATCCTTCTCCTGCTGTTTTCTTGGCAAACGTTCATTCTAATGAACGCCTTAGTTTGGCTGCTGAACTGCCACATATGTCCTTGCCTTTCTTCTTTGTGTCACCATCTGTAGATAATCCAAGAAAAGAAATGCAGGGGGATGGGCATGTTGGTCCAAGTAACATGCAAGTCACTTCTGCTTTACATGAAGCAGTTGCAAATGCAACAGAGCGGAGTGATAGCACAGCTTCTCCCATGGAGGCATTTCCATCAGTTATATCTCTTACTCATCtcaatgatgccatggagactGATGAGATGCAGGCTATAGGGAGAAGCCAGCATGAAAACTTTACTAATGTAGATTCTGCTATTAATAGACTACCTGAAAATATTCCGAATCCTCTTCATTCTGCTGAACCTTGGCAACTTCGTCATATTTCTCCTTATAGAGATCCAGCATTTTGGGAGCTTCCTTTTCTCCAAGGGTGGTTAACGGGTCAAAGCCAAGCCACTTTTCCCTCGATGCTTCCTCTTAATGGTGCTGGGCTTGACACTTCAGCCCAACATAATGGTTCTTCTAATTTAGCACCACATGTGGCAACTTCTTTAGCAATGCGAGGAAGCACCAGCGTATCCAGGGTTTCTGAAAGCGCTGGTTTGCATTTTCGCTTCTCAGTACCAGAGTCTGGGGATGGTGCTGCTCTCTTAAATGCCCTGCATGATGGGAATGAAGCTCAGCCCATTATTAGCAGAATCCAGTCTGAAATTACTACATCACTGGCTGCTACAGCAGCTGCAGAGTTACCATGCACTGTGAAGCTAAGAATATGGTCACACGACATAAAAAATCCTTCTGCTCCACTCAATACTGAACGATGCCGCTTAACCATTCCCCATGCTGTTCTTTGCAG tGAAATGGGCACTCATTTCTCTCCTTGTGGGAGATTCTTAGCCGCCTGTGTTGCATGCATGGTTCCTGATATGGACGCTGAACCTGGATTACAAAGTGTAGTCCTTCAAGATTCTGGAATTGCAACATCCCCAACCCGGCATCCAATCTCAGCACATCAAGTCATTTATGAGCTTCGCATATATTCACTCGAGGAAGCAAC ATTTGGTTCAATACTCACGTCCCGGGCTATCAGAGCTGCACATTGTTTGACTTCGATCCAG TTCTCACCCACGTCTGAGCACATATTAATTGCCTATGGTCGACGCCATGGTTCTCTTCTTAAAAGTATTGTCATTGATGGCGAAACAACCGTACCTATTTACACTGTTCTTGAG GTCTACAGAGTTTCAGATATGGAACTTGTGAGAGTACTTCCTAGTGCAGATGATGAGGTTAATGTTGCTTGCTTTCATCCGTTTGCTGGGGGTGGTCTGGCTTATGGAACTAAG GAAGGGAAGCTTAGAGTCCTCCAGTTTGATAGTGCTCACAGTGGAAACTGCTTTACAGAGAAAAATATGGCTGCCCTGGTATAG
- the LOC112172824 gene encoding uncharacterized protein LOC112172824 produces the protein MAADYSCSSSSSSSSSNLRITVEKNPSESRLSELDIKCWPKWGCSPGKYQLKFDAEETCYLLKGRVKAYPKGSSEFVEFGAGDLVTIPKGLSCTWDVSIAVDKHYKFESS, from the exons ATGGCTGCAGACTATTCCtgctcttcatcttcatcttcttcttcctcaaaccTAAGAATCACAGTTGAGAAAAACCCTTCTGAGTCTCGCTTATCTGAATTGGACATCAAGTGCTGGCCCAA GTGGGGTTGTTCTCCTGGGAAGTACCAGCTGAAGTTTGATGCAGAGGAGACGTGTTACTTGCTCAAGGGAAGAGTGAAGGCATACCCGAAAGGGTCATCGGAGTTCGTCGAGTTCGGAGCCGGCGACCTGGTTACGATCCCAAAGGGACTCAGTTGCACTTGGGATGTATCAATTGCTGTTGATAAACACTATAAATTCGAATCATCTTAA